A window of the Anoplopoma fimbria isolate UVic2021 breed Golden Eagle Sablefish chromosome 17, Afim_UVic_2022, whole genome shotgun sequence genome harbors these coding sequences:
- the draxina gene encoding draxin, protein MALSWSLLLAFLFATLTLSHSAEPGAPHGKRRQTATSAGGSNALQHPLHGLQGHRYIRDRGGPGGQGGRAAKGGAGLLSHRSLHPLARPEDDGTGLESLSPVRLETGPGRDRDRDRVRMSMKSPSQTRENQLLGTRKGRGHGNGHGQHFEQRRQGSRRDKERHGKGFLPEPELSSAFKDRDLLEDPPSSSSAASPSLSMTPPDDTPSPIAAVFGSGSSMVTTVMNEHPPTLPPASTKPQRSGRGKGQGEVMPTLDMALFDWTDYEDMKPVDTWPSSRKKDKRRSKNLSSGNVTVDADAIEPCDHHLDCLPGSCCDLRQHECKPHNRGLNNKCYDDCMCEEGFRCYAKFHRKRRVTRRRGRCVVPESVSSDQGGFITI, encoded by the exons ATGGCTCTCTCCTGGAGTCTCCTGCTGGCGTTCTTGTTTGCCACCCTGACGCTGTCTCACAGCGCCGAACCCGGAGCTCCTCACGGCAAGAGGAGACAGACGGCGacctcagcaggtggcagcaaCGCCCTGCAGCACCCTCTGCACGGCCTACAGGGCCACCGCTACATCCGGGACCGCGGAGGGCCGGGGGGCCAGGGGGGCCGCGCTGCCAAAGGCGGAGCCGGGCTGCTCTCCCACAGGTCCCTGCACCCCCTCGCCAGGCCCGAGGATGACGGGACGGGCCTGGAGAGTTTGAGCCCGGTGAGACTGGAGACGGGCCCGGGccgggacagagacagagacagggttCGAATGAGCATGAAGAGTCCGTCCCAGACCCGGGAGAACCAGCTTCTGGGGACACGCAAAGGACGGGGACACGGGAACGGACACGGACAACATTTTGAGCAGAGGAGACAGGGGAGTCGGCGAGACAAGGAGCGGCATGGAAAAG GGTTCCTTCCAGAGCCGGAGCTCAGCTCTGCGTTTAAGGACAGAGATCTGTTGGAggatcctccctcctcctcctccgccgcctccccctccctcaGCATGACCCCGCCCGATGACACCCCCTCCCCCATCGCCGCCGTATTCGGCTCCGGCTCCTCCATGGTTACCACGGTGATGAACGAGCATCCCCCAACGCTGCCCCCGGCCTCCACCAAACCCCAG AGGTCCGGAAGAGGAAAAGGACAAGGAGAGGTGATGCCAACGCTGGACATGGCACTTTTTGACTGGACAGACTACGAGGACATGAAACCTGTGGACACCTGGCCGTCCTCCAGGAAGAAAG ACAAGAGGCGGAGTAAGAACCTCAGCAGTGGAAATGTGACTGTCGACGCTGACGCCATCGAGCCGTGTGACCACCACCTGGACTGTCTCCCAG GTTCTTGTTGTGACTTGAGACAACACGAGTGTAAACCTCACAACAGAGGCCTCAACAACAAATGCTACGACGACTGCATGTGTGAGGAAG